One segment of Brassica napus cultivar Da-Ae chromosome C3, Da-Ae, whole genome shotgun sequence DNA contains the following:
- the BNAC03G02350D gene encoding uncharacterized protein At2g39795, mitochondrial, whose protein sequence is MATLVRRTASRLVGSCFKNSFPVNPSLDQSCYALGSLRYLTPSISRDNPFTTSARKRASSTDSLLRVIETEIGFAEQADDYDRVEETPSGFRFKMEEKPGTKIVTLTRDYQGESVVVEVHMTNLVTGDKGDDEEESDEEEEEEHEDKPEKPKQSNVPLLVTLSKKTGPSLEFRCTAFPDKIVIKDMWFTFPDDPSKDELAYEGPSFRVWDEKLRTAFHRYNEIRGIAPSMINFLHEYMINKDSKEHLLWLKTLKNFVKC, encoded by the exons ATGGCGACTTTGGTACGTCGGACAGCCTCGCGGCTTGTCGGAAGCTGCTTCAAAAATAGCTTTCCCGTTAACCCATCTCTTGACCAGTCTTGTTACGCTCTTGGCAGCTTGCGATATCTGACGCCGTCCATTTCTCGTGATAATCCCTTCACTACATCTGCCAGAAAGAGAGCTTCCTCAACTGATTCACTTCTACGAGTGATCGAAACCGAGATTGGATTCGCCGAGCAAGCTGACGATTACGATCGA GTTGAAGAAACTCCAAGTGGTTTCCGTTTCAAAATGGAAGAAAAACCAGGAACTAAGATCGTGACATTGACTAGAGACTACCAAGGAGAGAGTGTTGTAGTTGAAGTGCACATGACTAATCTTGTGACAGGTGATAAAGGAGATGACGAGGAAGAgagtgatgaagaagaggaagaagaacatGAGGATAAGCCAGAGAAGCCTAAGCAATCTAATGTGCCTCTTTTAGTAACACTCTCCAAGAAGACAGGACCAAGTTTGGAGTTCAGATGTACTGCTTTTCCTGACAAGATTGTGATCAAGGACATGTGGTTTACGTTTCCTGATGATCCTTCCAAAGATGAGCTTGCATATGAAGGCCCTTCCTTCCG GGTTTGGGATGAAAAGCTGAGAACGGCTTTCCATAGGTACAACGAGATTAGAGGGATAGCGCCGAGCATGATTAACTTCTTGCACGAG